In Tenebrio molitor chromosome 6, icTenMoli1.1, whole genome shotgun sequence, one genomic interval encodes:
- the LOC138133828 gene encoding venom acid phosphatase Acph-1-like, giving the protein MEACRQFLINFLIATLIIIQNVKTASPDLNNSTLQLVHILFRHGDRTTDLRTIYPKDPHRNETYYPYGYGELTNEGKQREFKLGKKFRERYDNFLGKIYTPDLLEAFSSDVNRTKASLQLVLAGLFPPVEEQIWETGLNWQPIPFSTLPLDQDPIFWGTACSDFQKLYSELVQSPKVVRELEQHAKILEYISEHSGVQVRSYVDLFFLYVCLETEHQYGLTLPEWTKKVFPQPLQEFAIKSYGLLTSTTELRRFTSGTLLKNIIHSSTGKISGDLLPKNRKLFLYSGHELNIAYMLQVLDVFEPHIPPYGSYILFELHKIDDVAGFKIFYQDYTSSEPKLLKLPACDELCPLDQFTLLFEEYIPQNDICKSKKN; this is encoded by the exons ATGGAAGCTTGTAGACAATTCCTAATTAATTTCCTAATCGCAACTTTAATAATTATACAAAATGTGAAAACTGCATCACCTGATTTAAACAATTCAACACTGCAACTGGTTCACATC TTATTTCGACACGGCGACAGAACCACTGATTTACGTACGATCTATCCCAAAGATCCACACAGAAATGAGACCTATTATCCTTACGGATACGGAGAACTCACAAAT GAGGGTAAACAGAGAGAATTTAAACTCGGGAAAAAATTTCGTGAAAGATACGACAATTTCTTGGGAAAAATCTACACTCCTGATTTATTAGAAGCTTTTAGTTCCGATGTCAACAGAACAAAAGCGTCGCTGCAACTCGTTCTCGCTGGATTGTTTCCACCTGTGGAGGAGCAAATCTGGGAAACTGGTTTAAACTGGCAACCGATTCCATTCAGTACATTGCCACTCGATCAGGATCCC attttttgggGTACAGCGTGCTCCGATTTTCAGAAACTTTATTCAGAACTAGTTCAGTCACCGAAAGTAGTGCGTGAACTTGAACAACAcgcaaaaattttagaatacaTTTCCGAACACAGTGGCGTACAAGTGAGGTCCTATGTGGACCTCTTCTTTCTGTACGTATGTCTGGAAACGGAACATCAGTACGGTTTGACGTTGCCAGAATGGACCAAAAAAGTCTTTCCACAACCACTCCAAGAATTTGCTATTAAAAGCTACGGCCTTTTAACGTCAACCACTGAACTCCGGAGATTTACTTCCG gaactttgttgaaaaatattattcacaGCTCGACAGGGAAAATTAGTGGTGACTTGCTTCCTAAAAACAGGAAACTGTTTCTGTATTCGGGACACGAGTTAAATATTGCCTACATGCTGCAAGTTTTGGATGTTTTTGAACCACATATTCCGCCATATGGATCCTATATTTTATTCGAGCTTCACAAAATCGATGACGTTGCAGGATTCAAG attttttatcAAGATTACACATCATCTGAGcctaaattgttaaaattgcCTGCTTGCGATGAACTTTGTCCTTTGGATCAATTTACTCTTTTATTTGAGGAATATATCCCACAGAACGATATATGCAagtcaaagaaaaattaa